In Xenopus laevis strain J_2021 chromosome 2S, Xenopus_laevis_v10.1, whole genome shotgun sequence, a genomic segment contains:
- the LOC108709461 gene encoding myoD family inhibitor: MEVLGQQSELCSPSLESEPIKVTKHIDVAKQNPEVSELLQEKVVTEPPQMTCYKNIDLPVTQASQVKNGSPRSFHLPNPKDKRPNKPLSQSKLEKQSSIKDTEPSYLPPGSQEDCCVQCTLALLFCQFLSLCNLILDVLTCGSCSADSAEFCCSCCSMGGCPDCSESCDTDCGIVDACCESADCLEICMECCGLCFSS, translated from the exons ATGGAGGTACTTGGTCAGCAATCTGAGCTGTGCAGTCCAAGCCTTGAATCAG AACCAATCAAAGTAACAAAGCATATAGATGTAGCAAAGCAAAACCCAGAAGTCAGTGAGTTACTCCAAGAAAAAGTGGTCACAGAGCCTCCTCAAATGACAT GTTACAAGAATATTGATCTACCTGTCACTCAGGCTTCACAGGTAAAGAATGGAAGCCCAAGAAGTTTCCACTTACCCAACCCCAAGGACAAGAGACCAAATAAGCCATTGTCCCAGTCAAAGTTGGAGAAGCAGAGTAGCATTAAAGATACAGAGCCTTCATATCTTCCTCCAGGGTCACAAGAGG ATTGTTGTGTACAATGCACCCTAGCACTCCTCTTCTGTCAGTTTCTATCACTGTGTAACTTGATCCTGGATGTCTTAACATGCGGCTCCTGTTCAGCTGATTCTGCTGAGTTCTGCTGTAGCTGCTGCTCCATGGGTGGATGTCCTGATTGCAGTGAATCCTGTGACACAGACTGTGGGATTGTGGATGCTTGTTGCGAATCAGCGGACTGTCTAGAAATCTGCATGGAGTGCTGTGGTTTGTGCTTTTCTTCCTGA